A single Prochlorococcus marinus XMU1410 DNA region contains:
- a CDS encoding ferredoxin:protochlorophyllide reductase (ATP-dependent) subunit B — protein MELTLWTYEGPPHVGAMRIASSMKDIHYVLHAPQGDTYADLLFTMIERRGQRPPVTYTTFQARDLGGDTAELVKKNIKEAVERFKPKTLLVGESCTAELIQDQPGALAKGMGFNMPIVNLELPAYSKKENWGASETFYQLTRTLLREKVSSSEKISPLRWKELGRRPKVNILGPSLLGFRCRDDVIEIQRILSEQGIDTNVVAPFGASPDDIERLIDAEINICLYPEIAEASCEWLKRNFGMEYTNTIPIGIKNTIEFINEVHNKLDLPLTNKEELEHKSKLPWYSKSVDSNYLTGKRVFIFGDGTHAIAAAKIAKEELGFEVVGLGTYSREMARQVRATAKDLNVEALITNNYLEVEDAMKKAAPELVLGTQMERHSAKRLGIPCSVISTPMHVQDVPARYSPQMGWEGANVIFDDWVHPLMMGLEEHLIDMFKHDFEFVDGHQSHLGHTATQTKDFLKSDEKKEKNSKEGIIWTESGRAELTKVPFFVRGKVKTNTERYAISRGIPEISDETLYDAKAYFS, from the coding sequence ATGGAATTAACTCTATGGACATATGAAGGACCACCACATGTTGGTGCGATGAGAATTGCCTCTTCAATGAAAGATATTCATTATGTTCTTCATGCCCCTCAAGGAGATACATATGCAGATCTTCTTTTTACAATGATTGAGAGGAGGGGGCAAAGACCTCCAGTAACTTATACAACTTTCCAAGCTAGAGACCTTGGAGGCGATACAGCTGAATTAGTGAAGAAAAATATTAAGGAAGCTGTCGAACGATTTAAACCCAAAACTCTTTTAGTTGGAGAAAGTTGTACGGCAGAATTAATCCAAGACCAACCTGGGGCTCTTGCAAAAGGAATGGGGTTTAATATGCCAATTGTTAATCTTGAATTACCTGCCTACAGCAAGAAAGAAAATTGGGGAGCTTCAGAAACTTTTTATCAATTAACAAGAACTCTTTTGAGAGAAAAAGTAAGTTCTTCAGAAAAAATAAGTCCTCTAAGGTGGAAGGAGTTAGGTCGCAGACCAAAAGTCAATATACTGGGTCCTTCATTACTGGGATTTAGATGCAGAGATGATGTAATTGAAATCCAACGCATACTTTCAGAGCAAGGAATAGATACAAACGTAGTTGCTCCATTTGGTGCTAGTCCAGATGATATTGAAAGACTAATTGATGCTGAAATAAATATTTGTCTTTATCCAGAAATTGCGGAAGCATCATGCGAATGGCTTAAACGGAACTTTGGAATGGAATATACAAACACTATTCCAATTGGAATAAAAAATACAATTGAATTTATAAATGAAGTTCATAACAAGTTGGATCTCCCCTTGACTAATAAAGAGGAATTAGAACACAAGTCAAAACTTCCTTGGTACTCAAAATCAGTTGACTCTAATTATTTAACTGGCAAAAGGGTTTTTATTTTTGGTGATGGAACACATGCAATCGCGGCTGCAAAAATTGCCAAAGAGGAATTGGGTTTTGAAGTAGTTGGTCTTGGTACATACAGTAGGGAAATGGCAAGACAGGTAAGAGCAACTGCAAAAGATCTAAATGTAGAAGCTCTGATAACCAACAATTATCTAGAAGTGGAAGATGCTATGAAGAAAGCCGCCCCTGAACTAGTTTTAGGGACCCAAATGGAAAGGCATAGTGCAAAAAGGCTCGGTATTCCATGCTCCGTAATTAGTACCCCAATGCATGTTCAAGATGTTCCTGCAAGATACAGCCCTCAAATGGGATGGGAAGGAGCAAATGTGATTTTTGATGACTGGGTGCATCCCCTAATGATGGGCTTAGAAGAGCATCTTATTGATATGTTCAAACATGACTTTGAGTTTGTTGATGGTCATCAAAGCCATTTAGGACATACTGCTACGCAAACAAAGGACTTTTTAAAGTCTGACGAAAAAAAAGAAAAAAATAGTAAAGAAGGAATTATCTGGACTGAATCTGGTAGAGCTGAATTAACAAAGGTTCCATTTTTTGTAAGAGGCAAAGTTAAAACAAATACTGAAAGATACGCAATCTCGAGAGGAATTCCAGAGATAAGCGATGAAACTCTTTACGATGCCAAAGCATATTTCAGTTAA